One genomic region from Dermacentor variabilis isolate Ectoservices chromosome 6, ASM5094787v1, whole genome shotgun sequence encodes:
- the LOC142585858 gene encoding malonyl-CoA decarboxylase, mitochondrial-like isoform X3, whose translation MLSSLFRRSVFTNLARMKLATASLSDLKALAGAIIEQQETTQGENKLKTFCSAYRQGTKVQKAEFLQFLAKEFYIDRQQFEASARSYLEGTQNEPAFRFRHEERLGALLMPKYVSFFHILGRNEGGVKFLVDMRGDLLDLILSLPTENPCFYDIRHMNIILKDLLALWFTVGFVKLERITWQSSCEMLQKISEYEAVHPIRNWTDLKRRVGPYRRCYVFTHSCMPGEPIVVLHTALTSSISSSIQRLVGHRCSPEEPEPPEDWEDEKIIKCAIFYSISSTQKGLQGIELGKYLVHSAVKKVKAEFPNVNEFSSLSPIPGFKEWIMSEINKILRAVMAQWLWVSIAKHKVTGLIRGHCGNTTMEEESKNARVLKFRNKVMLRQASSSIVSSWSLLCSHTAKTGIHWMRF comes from the exons ATG CTTTCCTCACTTTTTAGGCGAAGTGTGTTCACCAATTTAGCAAGAATGAAGCTGGCGACTGCCTCGCTGTCGGATTTGAAAGCGCTTGCCGGCGCCATCATCGAACAACAGGAGACGACGCAGGGAGAG AACAAGCTCAAGACATTTTGCAGTGCCTACAGACAGGGTACTAAAGTGCAGAAGGCTGAATTTTTGCAGTTTCTGGCAAAGGAATTCTATATTGACAGACAGCAGTTTGAGGCATCTGCCAGGAGTTACTTGGAAGGCACTCAG AACGAGCCAGCATTTCGCTTCAGACATGAAGAGCGCCTTGGAGCCCTACTCATGCCAAAATATGTGTCGTTCTTTCACATTCTGGGAAGGAATGAAGGTGGCGTCAAGTTTCTTGTTGACATGAGGGGCGATTTGCTT GATTTAATACTGTCGCTACCAACAGAAAACCCTTGCTTCTATGACATTCGGCACATGAACATCATCCTTAAGGATCTTTTGGCACTGTGGTTTACAGTGGGCTTCGTCAAATTGGAGCGCATCACGTGGCAGTCCTCCTGTGAAATGCTGCAAAAG ATATCGGAGTACGAGGCTGTTCATCCAATACGCAACTGGACTGACCTGAAGCGACGTGTGGGCCCCTACCGCCGCTGCTATGTCTTCACGCACAGTTGCATGCCTGGCGAACCCATTGTAGTGCTACACACTGCCTTGACCAGCTCCATCTCCTCTTCCATTCAG AGGCTCGTTGGCCATCGGTGTAGTCCTGAGGAACCTGAGCCACCTGAGGATTGGGAAGACGAAAAAATAATTAAGTGTGCTATCTTCTACTCAATCTCGTCAACTCAGAAAG GTCTACAAGGTATCGAGCTTGGAAAATATCTTGTCCATAGTGCAGTGAAGAAGGTCAAGGCAGAGTTTCCTAATGTGAATGAGTTCTCATCTCTCTCACCAATTCCTGGCTTTAAGGAGTGGATCATGTCTGAAATTAACAAGATTCTCAGAG CCGtgatggctcagtggctgtgggtTTCTATTGCTAAGCATAAGGTCACTGGTTTGATTCGCGGTCACTGTGGCAACACTACGATggaagaagaaagcaaaaatgcTCGAGTACTGAAGTTTAGGAACAAG GTAATGCTGAGGCAAGCAAGCTCTTCAATCGTCAGCAGCTGGAGTCTGCTGTGCAGCCATACAGCGAAAACAGGCATCCACTGGATGCGCTTCTGA